A window of the Arachis duranensis cultivar V14167 chromosome 5, aradu.V14167.gnm2.J7QH, whole genome shotgun sequence genome harbors these coding sequences:
- the LOC107490812 gene encoding uncharacterized protein LOC107490812 isoform X1 has product MIHKALFITLLLFSYVLSSSAVPITRSLSPTSEKSSIQTSLEEFQGTPESRNSESEMFDLAQEFMTVEGRMDLESNDYPGTGANRNHDPKTPGRG; this is encoded by the exons ATGATTCACAAAGCATTGTTCATCACCCTTCTGCTTTTCTCATATGTTCTTTCATCTTCGGCTGTACCAATCACTA GAAGTCTTTCTCCAACGAGTGAAAAATCCTCAATCCAAACTTCACTAGaagag TTTCAGGGTACTCCAGAATCAAGAAATAGTGAATCAGAGATGTTTGATTTGGCACAAGAGTTCATGACAGTTGAAGGAAGAATGGATTTGGAAAGCAATGACTACCCTGGAACAGGAGCAAACAGAAACCATGACCCAAAGACACCAGGAAgaggttaa
- the LOC107490812 gene encoding uncharacterized protein LOC107490812 isoform X2 translates to MIHKALFITLLLFSYVLSSSAVPITRSLSPTSEKSSIQTSLEEGTPESRNSESEMFDLAQEFMTVEGRMDLESNDYPGTGANRNHDPKTPGRG, encoded by the exons ATGATTCACAAAGCATTGTTCATCACCCTTCTGCTTTTCTCATATGTTCTTTCATCTTCGGCTGTACCAATCACTA GAAGTCTTTCTCCAACGAGTGAAAAATCCTCAATCCAAACTTCACTAGaagag GGTACTCCAGAATCAAGAAATAGTGAATCAGAGATGTTTGATTTGGCACAAGAGTTCATGACAGTTGAAGGAAGAATGGATTTGGAAAGCAATGACTACCCTGGAACAGGAGCAAACAGAAACCATGACCCAAAGACACCAGGAAgaggttaa
- the LOC107490751 gene encoding ribonucleases P/MRP protein subunit POP1 isoform X3: MEKTGISINCFSLEGELAKLEVIGSGAIQILQKMLHPVTSISDNHRLREHVPTQDSVSQKTSSSISDNKDKFSSVAILSLNVKDPRQLCGKGTISSVEPSSAEVVNGAQETIHEELEKTSELASSTWSKIENKQYHNNDLWYAKSRRLRTPLAESVICNEKHHKRLTHYCLDDVDSREANSLTEEQCSRSCPILLVKHNRKELFRGCSITLPLSWVKAFWIPLISYGAHAIDLQEMHWIAHEMGLPAFPSDFPDCKAYSCCMSAKAAAFDKKAKLHPPSKRPMRVPILPPWGSVLTNFLNETKGGQLSLFPYAADGDEKITKFIKGEVNINPSCQNSF, encoded by the exons ATGGAAAAGACAGGCATCTCAATTAATTGCTTTTCGCTTGAGGGTGAACTTGCAAAGTTGGAGGTAATCGGATCAGGAGCGATTCAAATTCTTCAAAAGATGTTGCATCCTGTTACAAG TATTTCAGATAATCATCGTCTACGGGAACATGTGCCTACACAAGACAGCGTTTCTCAGAAGACAAGTTCATCCATATCAGACAATAAGGATAAGTTTTCTTCTGTTGCAATTTTGTCACTTAATGTTAAGGATCCTCGACAATTGTGTGGGAAAGGAACCATTTCATCAGTGGAGCCAAGTTCTGCTGAGGTAGTTAATGGCGCACAAGAAACTATTCATGAAGAGTTGGAGAAGACTAGTGAATTGGCTTCATCCACATGGTCCAAAATAGAAAACAAGCAGTATCATAATAATGATCTCTGGTATGCTAAATCTAGACGGTTGAGGACCCCATTGGCAGAGAGTGTGATTTGTAATGAGAAACACCACAAACGTTTGACACATTACTGCCTGGATGATGTAGATTCCAGGGAGGCAAACTCTTTGACAGAGGAGCAATGCTCAAGATCTTGCCCTATTTTGCTTGTAAAACATAATAGGAAGGAATTATTTAGAGG GTGTTCTATCACACTTCCCTTAAGTTGGGTAAAGGCCTTCTGGATTCCACTCATCTCCTATGGAGCACATGCAATCGATTTGCAAGAGATGCATTGGATTGCACATGAA ATGGGATTGCCAGCTTTCCCTTCTGATTTCCCAGATTGTAAGGCATACTCATGCTGCATGTCAGCTAAAGCTGCTGCATTTGATAAAAAAGCCAAGTTACATCCTCCATCCAAAAGGCCTATGAGAGTTCCCATCTTGCCTCCATggg GTTCTGTGCTGACTAATTTCCTTAATGAAACCAAAGGTGGCCAATTGTCATTGTTTCCATATGCTGCGGATGGAGATGAGAAAATCACCAAGTTTATAAAGGGTGAAGTAAACATTAATCCGAGCTGCCAAAACTCTTTCTGA
- the LOC107490751 gene encoding ribonucleases P/MRP protein subunit POP1 isoform X1, with protein MKHDVDSAESPDRMKHGASFRQLWVWIHASAFEEGYDSLKFACQKEMEKTGISINCFSLEGELAKLEVIGSGAIQILQKMLHPVTSISDNHRLREHVPTQDSVSQKTSSSISDNKDKFSSVAILSLNVKDPRQLCGKGTISSVEPSSAEVVNGAQETIHEELEKTSELASSTWSKIENKQYHNNDLWYAKSRRLRTPLAESVICNEKHHKRLTHYCLDDVDSREANSLTEEQCSRSCPILLVKHNRKELFRGCSITLPLSWVKAFWIPLISYGAHAIDLQEMHWIAHEMGLPAFPSDFPDCKAYSCCMSAKAAAFDKKAKLHPPSKRPMRVPILPPWGSVLTNFLNETKGGQLSLFPYAADGDEKITKFIKGEVNINPSCQNSF; from the exons ATGAAACATGATGTTGATTCAGCTGAAAGCCCAGATAGAATGAAACACGGTGCTTCATTTAGACAGCTTTGGGTGTGGATACATGCTTCTGCCTTTGAAGAAGGATATGATAGTCTAAAATTTGCATGTCAGAAAGAG ATGGAAAAGACAGGCATCTCAATTAATTGCTTTTCGCTTGAGGGTGAACTTGCAAAGTTGGAGGTAATCGGATCAGGAGCGATTCAAATTCTTCAAAAGATGTTGCATCCTGTTACAAG TATTTCAGATAATCATCGTCTACGGGAACATGTGCCTACACAAGACAGCGTTTCTCAGAAGACAAGTTCATCCATATCAGACAATAAGGATAAGTTTTCTTCTGTTGCAATTTTGTCACTTAATGTTAAGGATCCTCGACAATTGTGTGGGAAAGGAACCATTTCATCAGTGGAGCCAAGTTCTGCTGAGGTAGTTAATGGCGCACAAGAAACTATTCATGAAGAGTTGGAGAAGACTAGTGAATTGGCTTCATCCACATGGTCCAAAATAGAAAACAAGCAGTATCATAATAATGATCTCTGGTATGCTAAATCTAGACGGTTGAGGACCCCATTGGCAGAGAGTGTGATTTGTAATGAGAAACACCACAAACGTTTGACACATTACTGCCTGGATGATGTAGATTCCAGGGAGGCAAACTCTTTGACAGAGGAGCAATGCTCAAGATCTTGCCCTATTTTGCTTGTAAAACATAATAGGAAGGAATTATTTAGAGG GTGTTCTATCACACTTCCCTTAAGTTGGGTAAAGGCCTTCTGGATTCCACTCATCTCCTATGGAGCACATGCAATCGATTTGCAAGAGATGCATTGGATTGCACATGAA ATGGGATTGCCAGCTTTCCCTTCTGATTTCCCAGATTGTAAGGCATACTCATGCTGCATGTCAGCTAAAGCTGCTGCATTTGATAAAAAAGCCAAGTTACATCCTCCATCCAAAAGGCCTATGAGAGTTCCCATCTTGCCTCCATggg GTTCTGTGCTGACTAATTTCCTTAATGAAACCAAAGGTGGCCAATTGTCATTGTTTCCATATGCTGCGGATGGAGATGAGAAAATCACCAAGTTTATAAAGGGTGAAGTAAACATTAATCCGAGCTGCCAAAACTCTTTCTGA
- the LOC107490751 gene encoding ribonucleases P/MRP protein subunit POP1 isoform X2, producing MHMSPSGGSHMEKTGISINCFSLEGELAKLEVIGSGAIQILQKMLHPVTSISDNHRLREHVPTQDSVSQKTSSSISDNKDKFSSVAILSLNVKDPRQLCGKGTISSVEPSSAEVVNGAQETIHEELEKTSELASSTWSKIENKQYHNNDLWYAKSRRLRTPLAESVICNEKHHKRLTHYCLDDVDSREANSLTEEQCSRSCPILLVKHNRKELFRGCSITLPLSWVKAFWIPLISYGAHAIDLQEMHWIAHEMGLPAFPSDFPDCKAYSCCMSAKAAAFDKKAKLHPPSKRPMRVPILPPWGSVLTNFLNETKGGQLSLFPYAADGDEKITKFIKGEVNINPSCQNSF from the exons ATGCATATGTCCCCATCAGGTGGGAGCCAT ATGGAAAAGACAGGCATCTCAATTAATTGCTTTTCGCTTGAGGGTGAACTTGCAAAGTTGGAGGTAATCGGATCAGGAGCGATTCAAATTCTTCAAAAGATGTTGCATCCTGTTACAAG TATTTCAGATAATCATCGTCTACGGGAACATGTGCCTACACAAGACAGCGTTTCTCAGAAGACAAGTTCATCCATATCAGACAATAAGGATAAGTTTTCTTCTGTTGCAATTTTGTCACTTAATGTTAAGGATCCTCGACAATTGTGTGGGAAAGGAACCATTTCATCAGTGGAGCCAAGTTCTGCTGAGGTAGTTAATGGCGCACAAGAAACTATTCATGAAGAGTTGGAGAAGACTAGTGAATTGGCTTCATCCACATGGTCCAAAATAGAAAACAAGCAGTATCATAATAATGATCTCTGGTATGCTAAATCTAGACGGTTGAGGACCCCATTGGCAGAGAGTGTGATTTGTAATGAGAAACACCACAAACGTTTGACACATTACTGCCTGGATGATGTAGATTCCAGGGAGGCAAACTCTTTGACAGAGGAGCAATGCTCAAGATCTTGCCCTATTTTGCTTGTAAAACATAATAGGAAGGAATTATTTAGAGG GTGTTCTATCACACTTCCCTTAAGTTGGGTAAAGGCCTTCTGGATTCCACTCATCTCCTATGGAGCACATGCAATCGATTTGCAAGAGATGCATTGGATTGCACATGAA ATGGGATTGCCAGCTTTCCCTTCTGATTTCCCAGATTGTAAGGCATACTCATGCTGCATGTCAGCTAAAGCTGCTGCATTTGATAAAAAAGCCAAGTTACATCCTCCATCCAAAAGGCCTATGAGAGTTCCCATCTTGCCTCCATggg GTTCTGTGCTGACTAATTTCCTTAATGAAACCAAAGGTGGCCAATTGTCATTGTTTCCATATGCTGCGGATGGAGATGAGAAAATCACCAAGTTTATAAAGGGTGAAGTAAACATTAATCCGAGCTGCCAAAACTCTTTCTGA